The genomic window GGCGTTGCCGTGTTCGTTTACTCCACTTTTTGCGGATCGCTCGCGCACGCTGCTGAATTTCTCGCGGCGTTGGATTCGGTACCAGCGGGTCGTGGTCGCCGTCGTCGGGCAAGTCTTGGGGCCGCGCGATCATGACAGCTCTCCAGGTTTGAGGGACGATTGATAAAGACATGAAATCTTTAAAGCAAGCGGCATGCCAGAGCCGTCAAACCGTTAGAATCGTAAGGAAACACCGCGGTTTACCTTGTTGATTGCCGCGGCCCACCGAGGCAACCTGACGCCCCGGGGCAAAATGCCCCAATCCTGCAATGAACAATGATTCTGATTCCCAGCCCGCCTTCAATGACATTGACCGATGCGAACTCGACCAATGGGAAGACGACCTGCTGCGCCGCTACCCGAACCCGGCCACCTCACCGCCCGAACCGGTCAGCGAGAAATTAGTAAGCGATGAAAAACAGGCGGATGAGTTTCGCGACTATGCGGCCGAAGCGCGGCCCGGTGTACGCGAATTTTATCGGCTGAACCACCGCTACCAAACGTACGCATTCGTGCAACAAAAACGTCGCCAGTACCTGAGCTTGAAGCAGCGCAAGATGGGCATCTGGACGGCCTTGGAGTATCTCAACACATTGGTTGACGACAGCGATCCGGATACCGAGCTATCGCAGATCGAACATTTGGTGCAAACGGCTGAAGCTATCCGGGCCGACGGGCAGCCGCGGTGGTTTATCCTGACCGGTCTGATTCATGACCTGGGTAAAATCCTCTGCCTGTACGGCGAACCGCAATGGGCTGTCGTTGGCGATACCTTTCCGGTCGGCTGCGGCTTTTCGGACAAGATCGTTTTCCACGAACTGTTTGCCGACAATCCGGATTCCCAAAACCCAGACTACGCATCCGACCTCGGGATTTATCAACCACACACGGGGCTAAGAAACGTGTGCATGTCGTGGGGTCACGATGAGTATTTGTATCAGGTCGTGCGGGACTACCTGCCCGACGAAGCGCTGTACATGATCCGTTACCATTCGTTTTACGCGGCTCACCGCGAAGGGGCTTATACGCATCTGATGGACGAACAGGATCGGCGGCAGTTCGCATGGGTGAAGGCGTTTAATCCGTACGATCTTTACACCAAAAGCCACCGGCGGCCCGACGTCGAAGGCTTGCGACCGTACTACGAAGAACTGATCAACGAATTCTTCCCGCCAGAATTGCACTGGTAAAAAACGTAGCCTGGTCCCCCGGGCCGGGTTGGAGCAAACGTAGCCTGGTCCCCCGGGCCGGGTTGGGGGGGTGGAATTGCAAAATGCAAAATGGACATTGCAAATTGTAAATTGTTGGCCGCTCGCGAAGATTTGAAATCTCAAATTTGAGATTTGAGATTTGAGATTTGAGATTTGAGATTTGAGATTTTGCATTTTGCATTTTGCATTTTGCACTTTGCACTTTGCACTTTGCACTTTGCCCACGGGCCGGGGGCCCATGCTAGGTTTGGGTTAGCTTGCTAGGTCTTCGACGATTTGGCAGTAGGCGTCGTACCGCCGGGCATCGATGCGACCGTCGGCGACGGCGTCTTTGACGGCACAGTCGTGTTCGTTGATGTGCATGCAGTCGGGAAAGCGGCAGGCATCGACGTACGACCGCAGGTCGCGCATCAAACCGCTGACTTCATTGGCCGCGATATCCCATAGCTGGAATTGGCGAATCCCCGGCGTGTCGACGACAAACCCACCGAACTGCAAGGGAATCAGCTGCGCGGCCGTCGTGGTATGTTTGCCCTTATCGTTTTCCTGACTGACTTTACCAACTCGCAGCCCCAACTCGGGCTCAAGAGCATTCAGCAAACTGCTCTTGCCGACGCCGCTCTGGCCGGCCACCACGGTCTGGCTGTCATGCACCAGAGCTCGCAGGTATTCGATGCCCTGGCCGGTTTCGGCCGACGTCAACAGCACGCGGTAGCCCAGTTGGGCGTAGACGCCGACGATGGGCTGCAGATCAACCGCATCGACCAAATCGACTTTGTTGATACAGATGATTGGTCGAATGCCAAACTGTTCGGCGGTCAGCAGAAAGCGATCGATCAGGTTGGGTTTTAAGCCGGGCTGAGCGGCGCTGGCCACGATCAGCAGGTAGTCGCAGTTGGCAACGATCACGTGTTGCCGTCCCTTGCTGGTTCGCGACAACTCGCTGCTGCGCGGTTCGATGCGTTCGATCATGCTGGTCGAATCCGCATCGGCGCGGATCACCACGCGGTCGCCGGCCACCACGACATGCCGTTGGTCGGTCGACAGCGACTTAAGCAATTGCCGCACGGCGCATTCATACAACACCCCGTCGTCGGCCAGCACTCGGCTCTGCAAGCCGTGCACGCTGAGCACTCTGCCGGCGATCAGCGAGGCGTCGACATCCAACTGGACATTCAAGCCGGCCGCGTCATCGGGCGACGCGTTGGCCCCGATAATCGTTCGCCGGCGGGTTAAATCGCCCTTGCCGCTGACACGTTCTCCCTGGATGACGTCTTCGATCGCATGACCGTCACCCTGTTTGAATTCGCGTGTCAGATCACTT from Roseimaritima ulvae includes these protein-coding regions:
- a CDS encoding inositol oxygenase family protein, which translates into the protein MNNDSDSQPAFNDIDRCELDQWEDDLLRRYPNPATSPPEPVSEKLVSDEKQADEFRDYAAEARPGVREFYRLNHRYQTYAFVQQKRRQYLSLKQRKMGIWTALEYLNTLVDDSDPDTELSQIEHLVQTAEAIRADGQPRWFILTGLIHDLGKILCLYGEPQWAVVGDTFPVGCGFSDKIVFHELFADNPDSQNPDYASDLGIYQPHTGLRNVCMSWGHDEYLYQVVRDYLPDEALYMIRYHSFYAAHREGAYTHLMDEQDRRQFAWVKAFNPYDLYTKSHRRPDVEGLRPYYEELINEFFPPELHW
- the rsgA gene encoding ribosome small subunit-dependent GTPase A — protein: MAGKKRSKDNRKVRADFRKKHQGRVRKSDLTREFKQGDGHAIEDVIQGERVSGKGDLTRRRTIIGANASPDDAAGLNVQLDVDASLIAGRVLSVHGLQSRVLADDGVLYECAVRQLLKSLSTDQRHVVVAGDRVVIRADADSTSMIERIEPRSSELSRTSKGRQHVIVANCDYLLIVASAAQPGLKPNLIDRFLLTAEQFGIRPIICINKVDLVDAVDLQPIVGVYAQLGYRVLLTSAETGQGIEYLRALVHDSQTVVAGQSGVGKSSLLNALEPELGLRVGKVSQENDKGKHTTTAAQLIPLQFGGFVVDTPGIRQFQLWDIAANEVSGLMRDLRSYVDACRFPDCMHINEHDCAVKDAVADGRIDARRYDAYCQIVEDLAS